TGCTGTTGAGCTTCAGCAATAGATGAATTCGCAGACTCACATGATTACTTTCTAAACGGCCAGAGTACGTGAACATCTCTGCTAGACGAGACGACTATACTGACAATTCTCCACTGAGCTGCCCCTGAAGCAAGGATAAGATTGTGCAGCTTTCTGAACCACACGCTTGTATTGTTCAGTTCATGTCGAGCACACCGGAAGATGTAACCGCATAATTTCGTCCCTCAAAGTCCCCCTTGATCAGGATAGAGCAGCAATCATTTCTGCTTCACCCTCAACTGATTGTGAGGTTGACACCAAAGATCACCATGCATATTAGTGTTGACAAACTAAGAATGAATCAAGTAGATTGGTCCATTCATCAACAGTGGCATTTCTCTTTAACAAGAAGAAATTCCAGGACAGGAGGTAAACTCACTCACTACTTGCTcttggagaaaaaaaggggCAAGGATCAGGCAGGGAGGCTATCATAGATGAGTAAAGGGCTCTCAGAGAGCGAACCCCAAGATTCACAAAATTTCGCCATACACTGAACTAAGTACAAGCACAGAGCCTATTCAACTTTACACTTTACAGTGCATCAGGCACACAACTTAACCCTACAAACACGAGGAGCTAACTCTACTGGTGagtacaaaagagaaaacatgtaaGATGATTTCctaaggaacaaaagaaagggAACAGCAAGCATACTTCCTAGTAACAAAGCCTTGAATTTCAGTGAGGATAACAGAACCTCCGATGCAACAGAGTAATTGAACAGATGCCCTCTTAGACAAAGTGCTGAGTCTGCTTACATTCGCAGTATCCGCAAGGTGTGGATTTATGTATTCAACAAGGAAAATAGCCGAGCAATGGAGGAAATAGGCACGTATAACTAGGGCTAGACAAATCGATCTTGATGAATAATACTAGGGAACAGACATGGGTttcagtgaatacaaaaacaaCAATATGGTAGATGACACTATCGGGCAAAGGTCAGTGCATCAAGCACTTCACAAGAATGATCAGCAAAAGCCACTACTTCATTCACGCACACATTCTCCACTGCTTGATTCTCGACATCCTCGCGATCAAGATAAAAGCCACAGGCACAGAAATAAAGAACCATAAACTGAGCGCCTCTTTCATGTAGCTATGGAACACCAAAGCCCAAAAAACCAATCCAGTGAAGAACATAATCAATATTTAAGAGGCGAAACCAGATGATTAAACATGGGAAATAAGCACATTCAGTCCAAATCAAAATTCACTTCATGAAATGACAATTCCTCTTAGCCTGCGTGattcccagaaacaaaaaaacgaaaagaagcGAAAGAAAGATCGAAGACCCGAAACTGAGCTTCACATTTGGTTACGATACAAAAGACTGTCCTCAATTAATTCATTCAGTCAAAAAAGAGCTAAAaggatattaaaaaaaaaggaaagaacgaGGATCGAACTAAGCAGAATCTTCAAGTTCATTCatcttctgctgctgctgcttcctCTCCATTTCTATCTCGTACTGCCGCAatctctccttcatcttctcctGCCACATGCCAAAAATCGCGAGTTCCAACACCCTCAAACATAAACCCAGAATCCCCCAGAAGCAATTAAAAACGAAGGAAAGATCAAAATCAGACCTTGTAGCTGATCTCGACGCGGTGCATGACGTAGAAACCCAGGACGCCGCCGAGGATGGTCCCGGCAATGATCCGAACGTAACCCCACTTCTGCGAATACGGAGGCCCCACCATCAGCAAACCGCTCCGttcctccgccgcctccgccgccgcttcCTTCACTCCCCAGTCCCGGTCGCCGCAGCAGTGACGGCGAGCCGCCGGAACGCCCCCGCTACTCGAGACGTCGGTCGTAGCTGATCGGATTGCGCCACCGAACGGCGCCGAGCGCGAGCCCTTTTGACGGCGGCTCGCTCGGTGCGCCCCCGCGACGGTCGAGAATTTCGGATGCGCGCAATGCGGCGAGTTCGAAACGGTGCACTGCTCGTTCCAGACCGCCCCGGTCAAACTCGGTGATGCGTCTTGCGCTTCGGCTCGGTTTCAGAGGGACCGTAGATAACGAGGGGCGAGCAGAAAAGCCCGTAAAGCCCACACACCAGGACCGGCCTGATTTTTTTGGGCTCTGACAGGCCAGGGATGGCCCACCGGGCTTAAaatgtttagttttttttttttttttcaagaataatGGCATAAATGATATTGAATTTTGGTGtgatcttaaacttttaaaaatattcattgtgatatttgaattttagaagcaacttaatataattcttaaacttttaatctaTGTTCTATTTAGTTCCCGGATTATCTGAAAATATTCGATTttgtcatttcattaatttaagtttaaatataacattaaacattttcatataattctatgacttaatttaatatataccaaaattttatagatcacatcaaataaattgaagttttaggatcatattatatattgaactgatttaaaaaatcatattaaataaattaaaatttcacagaTCACATTATACTTTTAATCTAAGTTAAGAGATgatttatatcaatttttttcctttttgtagtGTGGGATGACCCGGACGGGCCTGACTTAatttaatgaaatgaaaatatatataatcataATAAA
The sequence above is drawn from the Eucalyptus grandis isolate ANBG69807.140 chromosome 11, ASM1654582v1, whole genome shotgun sequence genome and encodes:
- the LOC104427777 gene encoding uncharacterized protein LOC104427777, translating into MIPLCGIRSIREPTLQILKQPEAVAEAQDASPSLTGAVWNEQCTVSNSPHCAHPKFSTVAGAHRASRRQKGSRSAPFGGAIRSATTDVSSSGGVPAARRHCCGDRDWGVKEAAAEAAEERSGLLMVGPPYSQKWGYVRIIAGTILGGVLGFYVMHRVEISYKEKMKERLRQYEIEMERKQQQQKMNELEDSA